Proteins co-encoded in one Halostella limicola genomic window:
- a CDS encoding helix-turn-helix domain-containing protein: MSTPTITEEDEAILDYLAENAAGRADVADAVGLSDDETADRLDGLVEGGLVRESTGTYEITDSGERLLASPGDGTADAGVDTPPAVGEAIAEMDLAPDHAEALEEAFAFLRHWGAASSAEVIDAVYSENPLGYASADDWWAEAIRDPLAELPEIERDGDAWRHAGGGAVDDGDGRRAFTSTGEETYGSVKHAFESLDVDAQQREAVTAVFEHLQSHGGASEDELQELARDAADVEASAGTWWRDAVAPVLRELPGIDRGDGRWQYSGDHPE, from the coding sequence ATGAGCACGCCGACCATCACCGAGGAGGACGAAGCGATCCTCGACTACCTCGCCGAGAACGCCGCCGGGCGCGCGGACGTCGCCGACGCGGTGGGACTGAGCGACGACGAGACGGCGGACCGCCTCGACGGCCTCGTCGAGGGCGGCCTCGTCCGCGAATCGACGGGCACCTACGAGATCACCGACAGCGGCGAGCGACTGCTCGCCTCGCCCGGCGACGGCACGGCGGACGCCGGGGTCGACACGCCGCCGGCGGTCGGCGAGGCGATAGCCGAGATGGACCTCGCGCCTGACCACGCGGAGGCCCTGGAGGAGGCGTTCGCGTTCCTGCGGCACTGGGGCGCGGCGTCGTCGGCCGAGGTGATCGACGCGGTGTACAGCGAGAACCCCCTCGGCTACGCCTCGGCGGACGACTGGTGGGCGGAGGCGATCCGCGACCCGCTCGCGGAACTGCCCGAGATAGAGCGCGACGGCGACGCGTGGCGCCACGCCGGCGGCGGGGCGGTCGACGACGGCGACGGCCGGCGGGCGTTCACGTCGACCGGTGAGGAGACGTACGGCAGCGTCAAGCACGCGTTCGAATCGCTGGACGTGGACGCGCAACAGCGCGAGGCCGTCACCGCGGTGTTCGAGCACCTGCAGAGCCACGGCGGCGCGTCCGAGGACGAACTGCAAGAACTCGCGCGCGACGCCGCCGATGTGGAGGCGTCCGCGGGCACCTGGTGGCGCGACGCGGTCGCCCCCGTCCTGCGGGAGTTGCCCGGTATCGACCGGGGTGACGGCCGCTGGCAGTACTCCGGAGACCATCCAGAGTAG